GCATGTGGAGCTGGAGCATCACGCCCTGCTTCGACAGCAGGTTGCGGACGGTGTCAGACGGCTGGGCGCCCTGCTGGAGCCAGTAGAGGATGCGGTCCTCTTTGAGCGAGACCTGGGCGGGCTCGTTGATGGGCTCGTAGCGGCCGAGGTCTTCGATGAAGCGGCCGTCGCGAGGGCTGCGGCCGTCGGCGGCAACCAGGGCGAAGATCGGGCGCTTCTTCCGGCCGAGCCGGCGCAGGCGGAGTTTGACTGCCATGGGGTTGGGGTCTGGGTTGGGGGTAAAAGGGAGTTCGTCTTACGGGGAGCTAGCGTCCGCCGAGGCTGCCGAGCACGTTTCCGATGTCGGCCGGGCGGCCCTTCTTGGCGAGCTTGCTCATCGTCTTCATCATCTTCTTCATCTCGCGGAACTGCTTGAGGAGCTGGTTCACGTCCTGCACCTCGACGCCGGAGCCGCGGGCGATCCGTTGACGGCGGCTGCCGTTGATCACGTTCGGGTTCTCACGCTCCTCCACCGTCATCGACTGGATCATCGCCTCGATGTGCTTGAATGCGTCGTCCTCCACGTCGAGGTCCTTGATCTGCTTGCCGACGCCGGGGATCATGCCGAGGAGGTCCTTCATCGACCCCATCTTCTTGATCCGCTGGAGCTGGGTGTAGAAGTCTTCGAGGTTGAAGTCCTGGCTCGTGATCTTGCGCTGGAGCTTCTCGGCCTCGTCCTCGTCGAACTGCTCCTGCGCCTTCTCGACGAATGACACGATGTCGCCCATCCCGAGAATCCGCTGGGCCATCCGGTCCGGGTAGAACTCGGTGAGCGCGTCGAGCTTCTCGCCCATCGAGGCGAACTTGATCGGCTTCTGGACGACGGTGCGGATCGAGAGCGCCGCGCCGCCGCGCGTGTCGCCGTCGAGCTTCGTGAGGACGATGCCGTCCACGTCGAGCCGCTCGTTGAACGCCTTCGCCGTGTTGACCGCGTCCTGCCCCGTCATCGAGTCGACGACGAAGAGCACTTCGTCAGGCTCGGTCGCAGACTTGATGTCGACGACCTCCTGCATCATCTCCTCGTCGACGTGGAGGCGACCGGCCGTGTCGATGATGACGGTGTCGCGGCCGAGGCGGCGGGCCTCTTTCACGGCCTCGTCGGCGACGCGGACGGCGTCCTTCAGCGGCGCGCCGTCGTCGCCGCGGAGGCTGTAGACGGGGACGTTGATCTGCTTCGCGAGCGTCTCGAGCTGGTCGACGGCGGCGGGCCGGTAGACATCGGCAGCGGCGAGGAGCGGGCTTTTGCCCTTGCTCTTGAGGTGCCGCGCAAGCTTGGCGACGAACGTCGTCTTGCCCGAGCCCTGGAGCCCGGCGACGAGGATGACGGTCGGCGGCCGCTTCGCCTTGTTGAGATCGACGTGGACGTCGCCGAGGAGGAAGACGAGCTCGTCGTAGAGGATTTTGACGAACTGCTGGCCGGGGGAGACGGCGGTGAGCACCGACTCATTCGTGGCCTGCTCCTTCACGCGGTCCGTGAAGTCGCGGGCGACCTGGTAGTTCACATCGGCGTCGAGGAGCGCGCGGCGGACCTCGCGCATCGTCTCGGCGATGTTGAGCTCGTTGATCCGTCCCTGCCCTTTAACGTTCTTGAGGGCGACGTCGAGCTTGTCAGAAAGGCTTTCGAACATGGGAGCGCAGTGGGGAATGGAATCGGAGTCGCGCGGCGCTAGAGGAGCGAACCGGCGCGGTGTCGAGGGCGGAGCAGCGAAGCGGGCCCGGCGCTCGTGTTGAGCGCGGCCCTGCGGAAACCGCCAGCGTTAACGGGTGGCATCCGGCTGCCGTACCCCAGACGGGTTCCGAACTGGGCAGCCCCAAAGATAAGGCACCTCCCCCCGGATACCGTGCAGATGAGGCGAAGAACCCTTTGCCACAACGCACGACGGCGACCGCACACGCTGCGGTCGCCGTCTCACGATCGAGAAGGGTATAGACGCCTACTTCACCACGACGATGCGTTGTGTCGTCACCTGTCGCTCCGTGCGGAGTTGGATGACGTACACCCCAGCGGGTAGATCGCGAAGGTCCCAGCCCATCGCGTGCGCACCCGCGCTCACGGTGCGCTCCGGCTCCCCAGCGACGCGGCGCCCCGTCACATCGAACGCCGACCACGTAATTGTGCCGGCCTGCTCCAGTTCGAACCCGAGCGTCGCCGCGCTCACTGCGGGGTTGGGGTAGACAGAGAAAGCCAAGGCTGACGGCGCCACTTCCTGCTCGCTTGCCGTGGTGCCCCGGTACTCGAACAGGGTACGGACTACGTTGACCCACTCTGCGTCAATGAAAGCCTGCTGGATAGTCGTAATTCGATTCCCGTTCGCATCGTGTGAGTAGAAAAGCCTATAAGCACCTACCCACGTCGCTCCATTCCAAACCTGACCGAGCAAGTTCGAGAGCAGCCCAGCCTCGTAGTTTCCCGTCTCCCGCCATGCGTTGGACCACGCTGTGCCATTCCACCTCTCGCTCCGCAACTCTTGCAGTACGCCTGCTTCACTGTAAGCATAGAAATAACGTTCGTCGTCGTCCCACATGGCGCCATCCCACACCTGATAAACGGCGAACGTGCGCCTACCATCGTCATCGACCGAGAACACGAGCCGGACGGAGTTAATCCACTCCGATCCAGACCACACCTGTGCTAGACGCTCAGTGAGGTGCTGATCTGCGTACGAATACGAGACTCGGGAAACATCTCTCCATTCGCCCTCCTCTCGCCACTCCCGAATCTCTTCAACGAGTTGCCCCTCAGCATAGCTAAAGTTCGCTCGGCGCATATCTACCCACAGCGAGTTGTTGAACTCCTGATTGATCATCTGCGCCTGTACGCCGTCATAGTAGGTGTACAGGTTCCGCGCTTCGTCCTCCCAAACATCCCCATTCCAAGCCTGGAACACTTGGCGATCCAAGAGAGCTTCTTCGGAGCGCACGCCACGTTCGGCAAGGTCTGCGAAGAGTTGTAGCCTGAAAGCGTCGTCATGTGGCGAGGTCTCAACAAGAGCGCGCGCTTCATTACCTAATTGACTAATGGAGACGCCATCCTGTCCACTTAGGATGACGGAGGGACTGAGGACTTGCGCAAGTGCGGGGGACGCAGTAACCGTACAAGCGGCTAGCGCCAAGATGAGCGTTCGCATGGGATGGGGAGGCTAGATGTGCTAACGATTATTTTGTTTAAAAACGACTTGCCACGTAGCGGACCTAGTAGGGTTGATAGAGCCACAGGCGACGTTACAAGTATAGGCGTTACGGTCAGCTATGGATTGAAATAATCGCCAAAGTAGCGACCAAATAATCGTTATACAATTATCATTCCTCATTGCTACTGATGAGGACATCGACACGACAACGTGGCTTAGTCTGTACTCCTTTCCTTCTCCGCTGCTTCAAAGACCTCACTCCCCCTCGTCTTACCTTGCCGAGAAAATGCACTCATGACCGATCGTCCATCGCTGAACTCGGATCACGACTCGCCGTGGTGGGACTTCGCTATCGACCCCACCGTGCGCGACGATGTCGAGGCTCGTCGTCTCACCGACGCCGACGGAATGCCCCTCGTAAACGCCCCCGACGACGAAGGGCGGCTCGGCATCGACTACCCGGGGTATCTCGGGCTCGACCTGCTCCTGGGCGCTCAAGTCCCAGCGTCGCGCGTACCGGACGAGCGCGTGTTCATCATCACGCACCAGCTCTTCGAACTCGTCTTCAAGCAGATGATCTTCGACCTCGGTGTCGTCGCCCGCACGATGCAGGCGCTCCTCGACGCCGGCGACGACGAGCTCCGCGAGCGCGCCCTCGAACCGCTCCCGGATGACCTCGGCCCGTCGGCGTTCTGGCGGCCTGCGATGACGGCGGCCGGGCGCCTCCGCCACGCGGCTCGGCGCGTGCTCCCCGCCATCATGACGTTCATGGGCCGGAGCGAGACCGACGACGTCTTGTTCTCCACACTCGAATACGAGCGGTTCCGCGACTTCCTCGCCCCGGCTAGCGGATTTCAGACGGCGCAACTCCGACTCATCCAACGCGCCCTCGGCAAGAATCCGATCCTGCGCGTGCACGTCTTCCCGGGCGATGTCTTCGGCCGCCATTACACGGGGTGCCCGGTCGGTCATGTCTCGCTCGGCGACCCGCTCGTGCTGCGCTCCGGACACAGCCGTGCGTTTCCCGCCGAAGGCGCTCCGGCCCAGGCCGTCGCAGAACTCGACCGGACCGCCCACGCGGTCCTCGCCCGCCTCGCCCCCCTGGCCGAAGGGCTCTCGGCTGCGCCCTCGATCCGCACGATGCACGGAGAAGATGTGACGCGCGCCGTTTCCCGCCTCCGCGCCACGTTGGGGGAAGTGGACGGGGCCGAAGCCACCGTCATCCAGTTCCGTGGAGAGATGGAATCGGCGGCGCGGGAGGAGAACGAGCGCCGGGCTGGGCTCGGGGACGCGCGACGCGGGGCGCAGGCGCTCCACGCCCGCCATCGCCGGAGTTGCCTCGCGTTTGTCCTCGACCGGATCTCGGCGACCGACGCCGCACTCCACGCGCCCGACGGAGACAGCTTCCTCACCGTCCACCGCAAAACCGTCCGCCGCCACGTCGCGGGCGATGGCGGGACGGGCGGCGGCGGGATGCCCTACCTCGTCACGAGCCAGCGCTTCCTCCTCCCCCTCTTCCCCGCGCTCGTCGCCTACACCGACCTCGGCACGGCCGGGACCGATGAGGACGGCGACCGCTGGTAGCTACGCCTCGCGCGCCCGCAACGCATCAATCGTGTCGACGGCGTGGCGGAGGTGCGGGATCACGATGCTCCCGCCGACGACGAGCGCGACGTTCAGCGCGTCGTCGAGTTCTTCGTCGGTGAACCCGGCGTCAACGCACTGGATCAGGTGGTAGTCGATGCAGTCGTTGCAGCGGAGCACGGCGCTGGCGACGAGGCCGAGCAACTCCTTCGTCTTGCCGTCGAGCGCGCCGTCGCGGTAGGCCGCGCCGTCGAGCGCGAAGAAACGTTTGATGCCGAGGTGGGTCTTCTCCTCGAGGATGCGGGCGTTCATCCGCGTGCGGTAGGCCTCGAAAGCGTCGAGGCGGTCGGAAGCGTTCGTGTCGTGAGCCATGAGAATCGGTCGGGTGAATGGGAAGAGTCAGGCCGTATTCTGCTATCCCTCCCGTCCCGTTCCGCACAGCGCGCGTGAAAACTCCGGCCCCCCCGATTTCCAAAGAGCGACTGCGCGAGCGCTTCCGCGCCGCCCGCCTCGCGCTCTCCCCCGACGAAGCCGCCGCGCACAGCGCCGCGATCTGCGAGCGCCTCGCCGCGCTGCCCGAAGTCCGAGCGGCCCGCGTCGTTCACGTGTACTGGCCGCTCCTCGACCGGCGCGAGGTAGACACCCGCCCGCTCATCCGTCGGCTCGCGGCATCGGGAACGTGCGTCGTCCTCCCCACCGTCGCTGCTTTCGACGGAACGCCGACGTTGGGACACGTCGCCTTCGAAAGCGAGGATCGGATGCGGCCGAACCGGTGGGGCATCCCCGAACCGTACGACACCGCCGCCGTCAATCCCGCCGAACTAGACGCCGTCATCGTCCCGGCGTTCGGGGCGGGGCGCGACGGGCACCGGATCGGGCACGGGCGCGGGTACTACGACGCCTTCCTCGCTGCCGTCGATGCTCCCGCCATCGGCGCGGTCTACGCTACCTGCCTCGTCGACGCCGTGCCCGCGGAGTCGCACGACGTGGCGCTCGACGTGATCGTGACGGAGCGCGAGGCGTGGCGCCCCGCCCTGCCCCGCCGCTGACCGCGAGCGCAACATCACCCCTACCGCATCGTACATTGTCCCGGACCCGAATCCTGCCCCCCATGAGCACCCGCACCCGGCGCCAGCGCCCTTCCGAAAGCGACCCGCACGAAGCAGAAAGCGTGTTCGCGTACGAGACCGCCTACGGTCTCGACGACGACATCACCGACGACGATATCGAGGAGTTCCTATACTCGAAGGAGGCTGAGGATCAGAAGCCGGGCTTCTGGAATCTGCCCACCGCCGCCGGCCTATCCACGATCGGCGTCGGCTCGGCGTACCTCCTGCAAGAGCTCGGCCTGTTCTCGTCGGGGTTCGACTTCTCGGCCCTCGTCGGCCCGTGGCTGATCGGCGTGCTCATCATCCTCATCGGGTTTGGCGTGCTCTCGTGGAGCCCGAACCGGAAGAAGCGCAAGCAGAAGCAGCGGGCGCAGGCCGCCCGTCGCCGCGCTCGGAGCGAGTCGAGCCGGACTGCCGCCGGGGCGAGCCGCCGCGAGCAGCGGAAAGAGCGCAAGACCGAGCGCCGCGAACGCTTCGCCGAGCGGCGGCAGAAGTTCACGAAGTCGCGCACGAACAAGAAGATCTTCGGCGTCTGCGGCGGGATCGGACAGGCGTTTGGGATCGACCCGACGCTCGTCCGCATCGCGTTCGTGATCGCACTCATCGCGGCCGGCGGCACGGCGATCCCGATCTACCTCCTCCTCGCGTGGCTCATGCCCAACGGCGACGCCGTCGCCTCGGACATCGCCGACTCCGACCTCGACGACGACCGCCTCATCATCATCCGGTGAGGCTCGCTTCCAATCCTGCCCCGGCCAAAGCAGAAGGGCCGGCTCCCGCGTCGGGAGCCGGCCCTTTCTTTTTCGCTGTAAGCGGACAGGCTATTTACCCGGCGACTTCGGCGCTCCACGCTTCCTGCGTGTTGCGGATCGCCTGCGGGCCCACCGTGCCGTCGAACACCTTGTTCTCTGCCGCCAGCTCCTTCGCGACGACGTCGCAGACGACCTTCGAGAGATCGACGAGGATCGGCGTGAGGTCCTTGAGGTGCCGCAGCGCCATGTCAGCGACCTCGCCGTTCTTCAGCGCGAGGGCCGTCGTGTGGAGCATGTGGTACGACACCGCGGCTAGGCTCGTGGCCGTGTAGTCGTCGCGGATCATGCGCGAGACCTCGTCGTCGCGGACGCGGTCGTAGAGCCCGGCAACGAAGCCGAGCGCGCCGCCGATGGCCTCCTTGACAGCCTGCTTCACGTCACCGCCGTCGCGGGCATCGATCTTGGTTTCGATCGCTGTGCAGTGCCGTTTGAGCGTGGTCTGGAGCGTGGTGACGACGCGGCTCGCCTCGGGATACTTCTTGAGGTCGTCGTCGTCGAGCTGGCGTTCGACGGCTTCGAGGATGTGCTTCTCGACCGCGTGCATGTCGGTGAGATAGGTGTTGAGCACGGCTTCGGGATTCTTCATGTCGATGCAGAGGTGTCTGAGAGGGGAAAGTGCCGGGCGGGCGTCCGTGCCTAGAAATCGGACGGAGGCCGGAGATGAGAAGACGTGCGGCCGAGCCCACCGGATGGTAGGCCGATTACACCGAAAACGCCCCCCAACGTTCCCTTCCGGTCCAGATTCTGCAGGGGAAGCGACCGTCGTGATTCCCCCTACGCGTCCCTCCGAAGCCCCCGTCAGACGCCCGGCGCGTTGAGGGCGGGCAGCGTGCCGGCGACGGCGATGTGCAGCGCGTCGGCGTCGAGGTGGCGGCGCACGGCGGCGTTGACGGCGTCGCAGGTGAGCGCTTCGATGAGGCGCGGGTGGCGGTCGAGGTACGCCGCGCCGAAGCCGCGCTCCTCGTTGATGAGGAGGGACGTGGCGAGGCCCCCCGTCGTCGCGAGGCCGACTTTGTAGGTGCCGGTGAGCGTCGTCTGCTTCTCAGCCAACTCGTCTTCGGTCACGCCCTCGGCCACGAATCGCCGGACCTGCTCCAGCGTCGCCTCGATGCCGCGTTCGAGCGCGTCGCCGCTGAGCGTGACGGCGATGCGCCAATAGCCGTCGAACTCGACCTGCACGCCGGTGAGCGTCGAGCCGATGCCGTACGTCAGCCCTTGCTCGTCGCGGACGGTGCTCATGAGGCGGGCCGAGAAGTTGCCGCCGAGGATGTAGTTGCCGACGTAGAGCGGGAGGTAGTCGTCGTCGTCGCGGCGGAGCGCGAGGGCGTGGCCCATCCGCACGTCGAGGTTCTGCCGGTCGGCCATCGGGACGTCGACGCGGCCGGGCGGCGCGGGGTCGGGCGCCGTCGCGAAGGGGGCCGTGTCGGAGGGCACCGCCCAGTCGCCGAGCGCGTCGGTGACGGACGCGGCGACGGCGTCGGGGTCGAGGTCGCCGGCGAAGGCGAGGAGGAGGTCGCGGGCGCCGAAGTGAGCGGCGTGGTAGGCCCGGACGTCGTCCACCGAAAGCGCTTCGAGGCGAGCCAGATCACTAGCGGGAGCCGAGCGGTAGTTCGGGTGATCGGCGGGGAAGAGCCGGCGGGCGAGCGCGTCGGCCGCCTGTGCGCTCGTGCTGTCGAGGGCGCGGCGGAGCGAGGCGGCGTGCTGCGCCTTCACCTTGTCGAACTCGTCGGCGTCGAAGAGCGGATCGCGAAGCTGCTCGGCGAGGAGGGCGAGCACGTCGGGCAGGTCGGCGCGGAGGGCGCGGCCGGAGACGCCGCAGCGGAGGCCGTCGGCGCTAAAGTGGAGTTGGACGCCGCGGTCTTCGAGCGCCTCGGCCACGGCGAAGCGGTCGCGGTGGCGCGTCCCCTTATCGAGCATCATCGTCACTAACTTCTGCTCCAGCTCCTGCCCCGACCCGAAGTCCGGCCGCGTCACGAACGAGCCCCGGAACGAGACGACGCGGTCCACGGGCGTCGGCAGCATCAGCACGCGGGCGGCGCCGCAATCGGCCTCGTGCGTGCGTTCGGCGAAGGAGAGCGTGGTGGAAGTGGCGACGGGTGACGACATAAGTAGCTAATGTTGTGCCCTACCGTGTCAGTGAGAGGACGAAGGGCGCGGGGGGCATGGAGGGGGGTGGAGAGCAGGGAGCGGTGGGGCAACTTTCTGATTATTCTTTTCTCTCCTTTCCCTCCACCCCTCCCATGCCGTCAATCGGATCCTCCTCGCGGGTAACGTGCACGGCACACGGCATGGGTTAATTGGAAGAGGGACGGCCGGGCTCGTCGGCGTCGGGCAGGATGGGATCGTAGAGGCCGACGGTCATCGTATCGCGCTGGAACGTGCGCTGCGCCGCGGCCTGCACGTCGGCGAGGGTGACGCGCTCGATCCGGTCGATGTACGTCGTGAACAGGGTCCAGTCGCCGGCGGCGATGGCCTCGTTAAGCTCGGAGGCAACGGCGTACGGCCCGTCGCGCCCGAACGCTTCCGACGTGACGATCTGGTTCTTCGCGCGGCGCAGTTCGGCCTCGGTGATCCCCTCATCGGCGATGGCTCGGAGGGCGTCCCACAACGCGGCCTCGACCGTAGCGTGCGTCACGTCGGGCGCGAGTGCGCCGTAGACGATGAAGAGTCCGGGATCGCGGAGGCGCGGGGCGTAGGCGAACACGCTCGTCGTCAGCCCCCGGTCCGTCAGGTAGCGGTAGAGCCGCGCGCTCTTCCCCCCGCCGAGCGCCACGCCGAGCACGTCGACGGCGTCGGCCGCCGGGTCCAGCGCGGCGACGGACTTGAAGCCGAGCATCACAGCCCCGAGCTGGCCCGCCGTGCGGACCGTCACGCGGCGCTCGCCCTGCTGCGGCGGCTCCTCGGTGACGTTGTGCTCGAAGGGGTCCGGCGCCGCCGTGATCGCGCCGAAGTGCTGCTCGATGAGGGCAAGCGCCTCGGCGCGGTCGAAGTCGCCGATGACGGAGGCCGTGGCGTTGTCAGGCCAGTAGTACGTGTCGTAGAAGTGGCGGAGCCCCTCGGCCGTGACGCGCTCGACGTCGGAGCGCCAGCCGATGGTCGGGTGGCCGTAGGGGTGGGCGAAGAAGGCCGTCGCGTAGAGCGCGTGGAGCAGCTTCCGCGTCGACTCGTTCTCGCCCCGGTCGAGTTCGTTGAGCACCACCGTTCGCTCACTCGCGAGGTCGTCGGCGCTGACGCGGGCGTTCCGCATCCGGTCGGCCTCGATCTCGACGGCGAGCCCCAGGTGCTCCTTCGGCAGCAGCTCGTAGTAGTTCGTCCGGTCGTACCACGTCGTCGCGTTGATCTGCGCGCCGACGCGCTGGAGCACGGGGAAGATGCTCGTGCCGCGGTCCTTGTGGAAGCGCTCGGTCCCCTTGAACATCAGGTGTTCGAGGAGGTGTGTCGCCCCCGTCAGCCCGGCCCGCTCGTTCCGGCTGCCGACGCGGTACGTGACCATGAACGTGGCGACGGGCGCCGCTGCCGAGGGCAGCAGGAGGACTTGCAGCCCGTTCGCCCTCAGCCGGTACTCCTCGATCCCACCGGAGGTCTGAACGTAGTCGAACGCATCGTGCTCGACGGGCGGGAGATCAGCAACTTGCATGGCAACGGGGTTGGTGGAGGGCAAGGCATGCACTTCGCGGACGGAGGTTCCTCCCGAAGCTGAGGGATGCGCCGCGAACCGGCGCCCCCTCGTTCAGACGGAGCGGCCCAGCCCCCCGTCGACCCGGAGGCTCTGCCCCGTGACGTAGCGGGCCGCGTCGGAGAGCAGAAACGCGACGGCGTCGGCGACCTCATCGGCCGTCCCGGCCCGGTCCATCGGGATCCGCGCCACCGTCGGCTCGGGCACGGGGAAGGTATCGATGAAGCCCGGCAGCACGGCGTTCATCCGAATGCCGTCGGCGGCGTAGCGATCCGCAAAGAGCTTGGCGAAGGCGCCGAGCCCGGCCCGCAGCGCCGACGACACGGGGTAGTCGAGCGTCGGCTCGATCGCGGCGAACGTCGAGATGTTGACGAAGCTTCCGCCGCCCTGTCGCTGCATCGCGGGGACGACGAGGCGGGCGAGGCGGACGACGTTGAGCAGGACGAGGTCGAGCCCGGCGTGCCAATCGGCATCGCTGAGAGCGAGGAGGTCCCCTCTCGGCGGATGGCCTGTGTTGTTGACGACGGCGTCGATCCGACCCCACCGGTCGAGGGCGGCGTCGACGAGCCGCTGCACATCGTCGGGCTCGGTGACGGAGCCCCGCACGGCGATGGCGCCGAGTTCGTCTGCGAGCGCGTCGAGGTCGTCGCTGCGGCTGAGCAGGGCGAGGCGGTAGCCGTCGGCGGCGAGGCGGCGGGCGACGGCTGCGCCCATCCCCCGGCTCGCGGCGGTGACGAGGGCTACGCGGTCGGATCGGTCGGTCATAACGTGTCTCAGTGGTGCGCGTCGAGCCCGTATTTCTTCAGCGCCGTCGCCACATCGAGCTTCGGTGCGCGGAGGCGGCCGTCGCCGAGGTGCTCAGCGGCATACGGGTCGATGTTGTCGACCTCCCACTCCCCGCCGCCGACGTCGAGCACGATCACGTCGAAGGTAAACGCGGTCTCGGTCATCGCCCGTAGCCAGTGCACGTTGTTGCGCTCGTCCGAGATCGACGAGTACGAACCGGGCCTCGCAACCGCATCGACCGTCGGCTCGATGACCATGTGCGTGGCGTCCTCCTCCACCTTGTCGAAGTGCCGGAGGTGGAGGTCGCCCTGGAGCACGTAGTGACAGGAGACCATGTTGCGGTGGCCGTGCGGGATGATAGCCCGGTCCCGCTGCATCCCGAACACTTTGCTGTGGAACGCGAGGCGCTCGGGCAGCCCGTCGAGCGCGGGGAACCGAACGCGCTCCGTGTTGACGCCGCGGTCGGGGTAATCGAAGCCGCGCACCACGCGGTCGAAATCGACGCGGAGGAGGAGGTCGTGGAGCGGGACGTTCCGGTAGAGCGCGTCGATCTGATCCTGCCACTCGCTCGGCGTGATCCGCCCGTCGCGGAGGTCCAGGCTCATCGTTTGGAGATCGCGCAGCCACCGGTCCGTGATCGGCCGCACGTCGCGTCCGAACGCGTCCCGCGCGGCGAGGGTGTGGAAGAGCGCGTACGACGCGACCGCCTCCACGAGCGTTTTGGAAAACTCTCGACGTTCCATGAGTCTATGCTATTGGGTGCAGGAGGTTAGACCCAAATTACGCTCATGCGCCACCGCTCTCCAGCGAGAACCCGCCAGCTTACGTCCTGCCGGAGCCATCCCGCATCAGTGCGCGTCGAGCCAGTTGTCGCCGACGCCGATCTCGATGACGATGGGCACGTCGAGCGGGAGCGCGTCGGCCATCTCCTCGCGGGCGAGGGCTTTCATCGTCTCCACCTCGGCGTCCGGCACTTCGAAGACGAGTTCGTCGTGGACCTGCAGGATCATCCGCGTCGCGAGGCCCTCCTCCCGCAGCCGCCGGTGGATGCGGACCATCGCGATCTTGATCATGTCCGCTTGGGTGCCCTGGATCGGCATGTTGACGGCGATGCGCTCGGCGAAGGCGCGGTCGTTGGGGTTCCGGCTGGCGATCTGCGGGACGTAGCGCCGCCGCCCGAGGAGCGTCTCGACGTAGCCGCGCGCCCGGGCTTCGTCGAGCAGGCCGTCGAGGAACTCGATCACGCGGGGGTACGAGGCGCGGTACTGATCGATGAGCGCCTGCGCCTCGCTGTTGCCGATGCGAAGGCGCTGGGCGAGCCCGAAGGCGGAGATGCCGTACGGAATCCCGTAGTTCACCTGCTTTACGCGGTCGCGCTGGGCGCGCGTCACCTCGTCGTAGTCCACGTCAAACACGCGGGCCGCCGTCGCGGTGTGGATGTCCTGCTCCTGCCGGAAGGCCTCGACAAGGTCGGGGTCACCGGACATCGAGGCGATGATGCGGAGCTCGATCTGCGCATAGTCCGCGGCCATCAGCACGCAGCCGGGCTCGGCGACGAACGCGCGGCGGATCTCGCGGCCAAGCTCGGTGCGGATCGGGATGTTCTGGAGGTTCGGGTTGCTCGACGAGAGCCGGCCCGTGGCGGTCACGGCCTGGTTGAAGTCGGTGTGGACGCGGCCGGTGTCGGGGTGGATCAGCTCGGGCAGCTTGTCGACGTACGTCGATTTCAGCTTCGACACCTTCCGCCAGTCGAGGATGAGCGCCGGCAGCGCGTGCTCCTGCGCGAGTTCGCTGAGCACTTTCTCGTCCGTCTTCGGCTGCCCCGTCCGCGTCTTGCCGAGCGGCTGGAGGCCGAGCCCGAACGTGGGCGCCTCCTCGGCGAGTTGCTTCTTCGTCTTCGGCTTCGCCCCAGCGTCGCCCGCGACCTCGCCCGCGTCGTAGTCCTTCATGTCCTGGAACCAGGTCTCGTACGCCTGCCGCTCCTCCTCGGTCGGCGGCGGGTTGAACAGCACCTCGCCGATTTGCTTGGGCGAGCCGATGCCGAATTCGCGCCCGGCCTCGGCGTAAATCTGCCCTTCGAGCTCGCCGAGTTGGGCGTCGAGCCCTTCGCGGATCGTCGCGAGCACGCCCTCGTCCACCTTCACGCCCGCCATCTCCATCGCGGCGAGGACGGGGACGAGCGGGAACTCGATCTCCTCGGCGATCTGGAGTAGCCGGCCCTTCCCCCCGTCGATCTTCTTTAGCTCCTCGGTGAGCACGGGAACGAGGCGGAGCGCGATGTCGGCGTCTTCGCAGGCGTACGGACCGACATCCTCGACCGGCACGTCGCGCATCGAGAGGGCGTTTTTGCCCGTCCCGATGAGGTCGGTGATGGGCTGCGGGCGGTAGTTGAGGTGGAAGCTCGCCACGTCGTCGAGCTTGTGGCTGGCCTCGGGGTTGAGGAGGTAATGGGCGATCATCGTGTCGAAGACGGGCCCGCGCACGTCCACGCCGTGCCGCTTCATCACGACGAGGTCGTACTTCACGTTGTGGCCGACCTTCGGCAGCGATTCGTCTTCGAGCGCCGCGCGGATCGGGTCGAGCGCCTTCTGCTCCGGCGTGCCGTCGGGGAGCGGCGTCGGGACGTAGACCGCCGCCTTCTCCCGCTGGG
Above is a genomic segment from Rhodothermales bacterium containing:
- the ffh gene encoding signal recognition particle protein, which encodes MFESLSDKLDVALKNVKGQGRINELNIAETMREVRRALLDADVNYQVARDFTDRVKEQATNESVLTAVSPGQQFVKILYDELVFLLGDVHVDLNKAKRPPTVILVAGLQGSGKTTFVAKLARHLKSKGKSPLLAAADVYRPAAVDQLETLAKQINVPVYSLRGDDGAPLKDAVRVADEAVKEARRLGRDTVIIDTAGRLHVDEEMMQEVVDIKSATEPDEVLFVVDSMTGQDAVNTAKAFNERLDVDGIVLTKLDGDTRGGAALSIRTVVQKPIKFASMGEKLDALTEFYPDRMAQRILGMGDIVSFVEKAQEQFDEDEAEKLQRKITSQDFNLEDFYTQLQRIKKMGSMKDLLGMIPGVGKQIKDLDVEDDAFKHIEAMIQSMTVEERENPNVINGSRRQRIARGSGVEVQDVNQLLKQFREMKKMMKTMSKLAKKGRPADIGNVLGSLGGR
- a CDS encoding T9SS type A sorting domain-containing protein, producing MRTLILALAACTVTASPALAQVLSPSVILSGQDGVSISQLGNEARALVETSPHDDAFRLQLFADLAERGVRSEEALLDRQVFQAWNGDVWEDEARNLYTYYDGVQAQMINQEFNNSLWVDMRRANFSYAEGQLVEEIREWREEGEWRDVSRVSYSYADQHLTERLAQVWSGSEWINSVRLVFSVDDDGRRTFAVYQVWDGAMWDDDERYFYAYSEAGVLQELRSERWNGTAWSNAWRETGNYEAGLLSNLLGQVWNGATWVGAYRLFYSHDANGNRITTIQQAFIDAEWVNVVRTLFEYRGTTASEQEVAPSALAFSVYPNPAVSAATLGFELEQAGTITWSAFDVTGRRVAGEPERTVSAGAHAMGWDLRDLPAGVYVIQLRTERQVTTQRIVVVK
- a CDS encoding tryptophan 2,3-dioxygenase family protein, yielding MTDRPSLNSDHDSPWWDFAIDPTVRDDVEARRLTDADGMPLVNAPDDEGRLGIDYPGYLGLDLLLGAQVPASRVPDERVFIITHQLFELVFKQMIFDLGVVARTMQALLDAGDDELRERALEPLPDDLGPSAFWRPAMTAAGRLRHAARRVLPAIMTFMGRSETDDVLFSTLEYERFRDFLAPASGFQTAQLRLIQRALGKNPILRVHVFPGDVFGRHYTGCPVGHVSLGDPLVLRSGHSRAFPAEGAPAQAVAELDRTAHAVLARLAPLAEGLSAAPSIRTMHGEDVTRAVSRLRATLGEVDGAEATVIQFRGEMESAAREENERRAGLGDARRGAQALHARHRRSCLAFVLDRISATDAALHAPDGDSFLTVHRKTVRRHVAGDGGTGGGGMPYLVTSQRFLLPLFPALVAYTDLGTAGTDEDGDRW
- a CDS encoding carboxymuconolactone decarboxylase family protein; the protein is MAHDTNASDRLDAFEAYRTRMNARILEEKTHLGIKRFFALDGAAYRDGALDGKTKELLGLVASAVLRCNDCIDYHLIQCVDAGFTDEELDDALNVALVVGGSIVIPHLRHAVDTIDALRAREA
- a CDS encoding 5-formyltetrahydrofolate cyclo-ligase, with amino-acid sequence MKTPAPPISKERLRERFRAARLALSPDEAAAHSAAICERLAALPEVRAARVVHVYWPLLDRREVDTRPLIRRLAASGTCVVLPTVAAFDGTPTLGHVAFESEDRMRPNRWGIPEPYDTAAVNPAELDAVIVPAFGAGRDGHRIGHGRGYYDAFLAAVDAPAIGAVYATCLVDAVPAESHDVALDVIVTEREAWRPALPRR
- a CDS encoding PspC domain-containing protein, which gives rise to MSTRTRRQRPSESDPHEAESVFAYETAYGLDDDITDDDIEEFLYSKEAEDQKPGFWNLPTAAGLSTIGVGSAYLLQELGLFSSGFDFSALVGPWLIGVLIILIGFGVLSWSPNRKKRKQKQRAQAARRRARSESSRTAAGASRREQRKERKTERRERFAERRQKFTKSRTNKKIFGVCGGIGQAFGIDPTLVRIAFVIALIAAGGTAIPIYLLLAWLMPNGDAVASDIADSDLDDDRLIIIR